The Thermosynechococcus sp. CL-1 genomic interval TGAATGGCTCCCTCGGGAAGACGGACGATCCCCCGTACCTCCTTGAGCGCCAATCCTAGGTATCCCTTGGGGGTGTGCAGCAACGCGATCGTCAACACCGAAATATCCGCATCCAGTGGCTCCAAGTTGAGCAAGTGGGCTAAATCCAGTACCCAAACAATGCGGTTCCGAAAGTTCAGCAGTCCCATCACCACGGCGGCCATATTGGGAATCACCGTGAGCTGTTGCGGTGGGATCACCAACACCTGCTGAATCTCAGTCATCGGCAGCAATGCCGTGAATTGGTCGTGGATAACCAAACGCAAATAGGGCGCCCCTTGGGGGCGATCGCGTAGCGTACCCTTTGGGGAATCGCCCCGCCCTTCACCATGATTCAACCAAGGTGCTGCCCCAAGCATCGCTACACCACCACCGACTTCAGTGCCCGCAGTAGATCCTCACGGCTGAAGGGCTTCGTGACATAGGCATCTGCCCCCTGCTTCATTGCCCAAAGGCGGTCTAGCTCTTGGTTTTTCGACGTGCAGACAACAATGGGGAGCTTTTCGGTTTCCGGATTTTTCTTGAGACTGCGGCAGAGTTCAAAGCCGCTCATCCCTGGCATCACCACATCCGTCACCACCACATCGGGCTTGTACTGCGTGACTTTTTCTAGAGCCTCCTTGGCATCGGTGGCCGCAATGACGGTATAGCCAGAGTCCTTAAGAAACGAGGTAATCAGTGCCATTTCCGAGGGGGTATCTTCCACCACTAAAACCGTCGTCATGTCATCTCCCAAATGTCAATTCAAATAATCGATTACTGTCAATATACTGCCCACAGGTTGCCTGTACTACGTCAAGTACTGAAACACCATTTTGAGAAGTTCCGCCTGAGTAAAGGGCTTGGTCATATAGTCCGTCGCTCCCACGAGGCGGGCTTTGGCGCGGTCAATGAGACCCGTGTTACCCGTCACCATAATGATCGGCACTGACTTAAAGCGTTCATGGTTGCGAATGACTTTACAAAACTTATAACCATCAATGTTGGGCATCCCCACGTCCAGCAGGATCAGATCTGGATTGAGGCGCATCACCTCCATCAGGGCTTTTACAGAATCATTGAGGGCAATGACTTCAAAGGCATCATCCGCCAAAAACCGCTTAATTTCATTGAGCATGGTCGGACTATCGTCAATGCAAATAATCCGATAGGTACGGTTTGGCACTTTTGACGTAAAAAAGCCACTACCCAAATCGCCACTCTCCTCTGTAACGGTAGGCGTGGTTTCCTGCCACAAACTGGCATCAAAACTGGGCAGCAAATCAAAGGGGTGTTGCGGCTCACGAACGACTACGGCTCCTTTATCAATCAAGGGTAAGAGGCTACGCACCAAGGCAATTTCATTTTGGTTCATGAGCACGGCCAAGTGGCGAAAGCTAAACCCTCGCAACATCGACCCCAAGCGTTGCTGCTGCTCTGGGGTTAAATTGACTTGCGCACCACTAAAGAAGTAGGGGCGCTGAAAAGGCGAGACAATTTTGTGGCCAAGGCTGAGCCACTGCTGAATTCGGGATTTGCACTGCTGAATCAGTCGGGTGGCGTCAAAGCGGCTGACAATTGGCACTTCAACATAGGGCACAAGTTGATGGTGACCGCTCTTGAGATATAAAAACGACTCTAGGACTTCAACGATTAGCCCCTCGACTAGGCGGCTGAAGTGCTCTGGGGTAATGATGTCTTGAGTAAGCAACCAGCGCAGACTCTCATATTCATAGATCGGGGTGGGGGTGTTGGCCTGTTCCCATTGCTGTCGGACTTGGGCACGTAACTCGCGATCGAGGGCAGGAACACTTTGGCTGAGTTGCCGCAAATGGCGCTCAAAGCGATCGCCCGGTTCAATCGTGTGGGTAGCATAGACAATACTTCCCTGATCAAAGTAGAGAAACCACTGCTGCCCTTGAACGCTCACCCTGAAGCAACCTGTGCCTCCTGAAGTGCTGAGTTGCTGGAGTAATCGTTCTGGCTGAAGCGTTTCTGTAAACTGTGGTGTTCCCCCGCCACTAAAACCGCGATCTGATGTCATCATATTTAGCCTCCGAGCTGCTACCCCCACCGAAGTTTCGTCCTACTCCGGCAGCAACCAGCGATATTTGACAATAAAACCAATTGAGATATGGAGCTATCCTTAAGTAAGAGGTGTGCTTAAGAATACCGATGTGTTGATTATATTAAGCAGTGTTGGGGAAAAGATGAAAGAAAACTTCAGAAAAGTTAATGACTTTTACAAAGGATAGTAAAGCAGACCCGTTGTCTCAAAAATAATGATGCCTCTCCTCTCTGAACCATAATTATCTATGACCTCTGCACTTGAAGAAAAGCTACGGACGGCATTCTCACCAGAACAAGCGCACCTACTGGCGGAAGTGATCCGTGAGGCCTATGACGACTTGGTGAAGGCCAAAGACTTTAACGAACTAAAGGCGATTGTCGCGGATCTGGCGCAAGCCCAGAAGCGCACGGAAGAACGGGTGGATCAACTGACTCTCACTGTTGCAGAACTCGCTCAAGCGCAGAAGCGGACGGAAGAACGGGTAGAAGAACTGGCGGCAGCTCAGAAACGAACAGAGGAACGAGTGGATCAACTGGCGGCAGCCCAAGAGCGCACCGAGAGAGCGGTCAAACAACTCGCACGCCAAGTCGGCGGCCTTAGTGAAGCCTTGGGTGGGTCGCTGGAAGACCTCGCCCTTGAGGTGGTGCCAGAGATTCTGGAATATCGCTGGGGCATGGAAATTGAGTTCTGTGACCGCGACACCCTCCCCCTGCGCAATGGGGAGTATGAATTTGATTTAGTGATTCGGGGTCAGGTGGCAGGGCGACCAGTATTGGTCCTCGGGGAAGTGAAAAGCAACTTCACCGAATCAGAGGTGGAGCGATTTTTGAATCTTGTCGCTCAGGTGGAAGCGCCCGAGGAGATTCGCCCCCTCTTTTTTGGCTATCGCGTTGAGCGTGCAGCTAAAGCGTTGATTCGCGATCGCGACGCGGTAATGGTCACCACACGCGGCAAGTACTTTCCCTAGAATGGGAATATGGCTAATCAGCACTAGCAATGACCTCTGCACTCGAAGAAAAACTACGGACAGCGTTCTCGCCAGAACAGGCGCACCTACTGGCGGAAGTGATCCGTGAGGCCTATGACGACTTGGTGAAGGCCAAAGACTTTAACGAACTAAAGGCGATTGTCGCGGATCTGGCGCAAGCCCAGAAGCGGACGGAAGAACGGGTCGATCAACTGACTGTCACTGTTGCAGAACTGGCCGAAGCCCAGAAGCGCACCGAAGAACGGGTGGATCAACTGACTGTCACTGTTGCAGAACTCGCTGAAGCACAAAAGCGCACCGAAGAACGAGTAGATCAACTGGCGGCAGCCCAAGAGCGCACCGAGAGAGCAGTGAAACAACTTGCACGCCAAGTCGGCGGCCTTAGTGAAGCCTTGGGTGGGTCGCTGGAAGACCTTGCCCTTGAGGTGGTGCCCGAGATTCTGGAATATCGCTGGGGCATGGAAATTGAGTTCTGTGACCGCGACACCCTCCCCCTGGGCAATGGGGAGTATGAATTTGATTTAGTGATTCGGGGTCAGGTGGCAGGGCGACCAGTATTGGTCCTCGGGGAAGTGAAAAGCAACATCACCGAATCAGAGGTGGAGCGATTTTTAAATCTTGTCGCTCAGGTGGAAGCGCCTGAGGAGATTCGCCCCCTCTTCTTTGGCTATCGCGTTGAGCGTGCAGCTAAAGCGTTGATTCGCGATCGCGACGCGGTAATGGTCACCACCCGCGGTAAATACTTCCCGTAAAAAAATCCCCCTCCACAGGGGAGAGGGATCTAGGGTGAGGGCAAATTCACCCGCTCTAGAACGTGAACGTAGTCCGAATCACGCCTTGCAGAATCGGCTGACCAGAAATAACCCCACCCCCATTGGTATTGTTGGGGTTGATAATCGCTGTGAAGATAGGCGTGATGCTGATGTTGT includes:
- a CDS encoding PleD family two-component system response regulator, which translates into the protein MTTVLVVEDTPSEMALITSFLKDSGYTVIAATDAKEALEKVTQYKPDVVVTDVVMPGMSGFELCRSLKKNPETEKLPIVVCTSKNQELDRLWAMKQGADAYVTKPFSREDLLRALKSVVV
- a CDS encoding response regulator, translated to MMTSDRGFSGGGTPQFTETLQPERLLQQLSTSGGTGCFRVSVQGQQWFLYFDQGSIVYATHTIEPGDRFERHLRQLSQSVPALDRELRAQVRQQWEQANTPTPIYEYESLRWLLTQDIITPEHFSRLVEGLIVEVLESFLYLKSGHHQLVPYVEVPIVSRFDATRLIQQCKSRIQQWLSLGHKIVSPFQRPYFFSGAQVNLTPEQQQRLGSMLRGFSFRHLAVLMNQNEIALVRSLLPLIDKGAVVVREPQHPFDLLPSFDASLWQETTPTVTEESGDLGSGFFTSKVPNRTYRIICIDDSPTMLNEIKRFLADDAFEVIALNDSVKALMEVMRLNPDLILLDVGMPNIDGYKFCKVIRNHERFKSVPIIMVTGNTGLIDRAKARLVGATDYMTKPFTQAELLKMVFQYLT
- a CDS encoding chemotaxis protein CheW; translated protein: MLGAAPWLNHGEGRGDSPKGTLRDRPQGAPYLRLVIHDQFTALLPMTEIQQVLVIPPQQLTVIPNMAAVVMGLLNFRNRIVWVLDLAHLLNLEPLDADISVLTIALLHTPKGYLGLALKEVRGIVRLPEGAIQSPVGTVSAALVPYLKGCCRLGEELFFILDGAAIAERSCSSVLAVDVG